A region of the Nocardia nova SH22a genome:
GCCGAGCAGGGCTACACGCCCACCACGGTCGAACAGATCGCGAAGGCGGCCGACGTCTCCCACACCACCTTCTTCCGGTACTTCACCTCGAAGGAACAGGTGGTGATCAGCGACGACCTGGCCGAGGAGCGCGAGGCCACCATCGCCGCCCTGCCGCCCGGACTCGGCCGCTTCGATCTGGTGCGCACCCTGTTGCGCGAGATCTACCGGATCAGCACCGAGGATCCGTGGGCGTCGAATCCGGACCGGATGCGGCTGATCCAGGCCGAGCCGATGCTGCGCACCGCGTATCAGATCGAATCGGACCGCGCCCTGTTCGGCGGGGTCGCGTTCGTGGCGGACTATCTCGGTATCGATCCGGAGGATCAGCGCCTGCGCGTATTCGTCGCCGCCGTGCGCGGGGTGCTCATGCACGTCGCCAACGATGTCGAGGACCCGCGCGATCCGGAGGTTCTCACGACGCTGCTCGAGGCGGTCGATCTGCTGGAGCAGGGGTTGCCGCTCTAACCTCACGCCCGGAAGCGTGAAATACACTGTGGCAGAACGTCAGAAGGCCGATTCGTCGAGCTTCATGACGCCGAGATCGATATCGGTGGCAATCGTGCGGACCGCAGTGAGCCGGGGCAGTACATTCCGGGCGAAGAAGGACGCTACCGCCACTTTCCCCTCGTAATACGGTGTGCTGCCCCCGGTTTCGATCGCGGTGCGCGCGACCGCGGCCTGACGCAGCAGCAGCCAGCCGATCAGCAGGTCGCCGAAGGCCAGCAGATATCGCACCGACACCAGTCCGATCCGGTACAGCTCGCGCGGATCCTCTTGCGCGGCAGCGGCGTAGCCGGTGAGGGTCGCGGTTGTCGCCTCGATGTCCTCGAGCGCGGCCGCGAGCAGGGCGAGTTCGGTTTTCAGGGCGCTGTTCTCGGCGTTGTCCGCGAGGAATGTCGCGATCTGTCCGGTCACATGCCCGAGTGCGACACCACCGTCGCGCACGATCTTGCGGAAGAAGAAGTCCTGCGCCTGAATCGCCGTCGTGCCCTCGTACAGCGAGTCGATCTTCGTGTCGCGCGCATACTGTTCGATCGGATAATCCTGCAGGAAACCCGAACCACCGAAGGTCTGCAGCGATTCGGTCAAACACTCGTACGCACGCTCGGACCCGACGCCCTTGACGACGGGCAGCAGCAAATGGTTGACGCGGAAAGCCGTCTCGGCATCGGCGCCCGACACCGCCTCGGCGATCGCGGCATCCTGATGGACGGCGACATACAGGTACAGCGCGCGCAATCCCTCCGCGTACGCCTTCTGCAGCATCAGGCTGCGGCGCACATCGGGGTGGTGGGTGATGGTCACTCGCGGCGCGTCCTTGTCGGCCATCCGCGTGAGATCACTGCCCTGCACCCGGGCCTTGGCATACTCGAGCGCGTTCAGATAGGCGGTCGACAAGGTGGCAATAGACTTGGTGCCGACCATCATTCGCGCATATTCGATGACCTTGAACATCTGCGCGATGCCCGCATGCGACTCGCCGACCAGCCAGCCCACGGCCGGGATGCCGTGGACGCCGAAGCTCAGTTCACAGGTCGCCGAAGCCTTCAATCCCATCTTGGTTTCCAGGCCCGTGACGAAAACGCCGTTGCGGGAACCGAGTTCACCGGTGTCGGAATCGAAATGGAATTTCGGCACCACGAACAGCGACAGGCCCTTCGTTCCCGGTTCGCCGCCCTGCGGGCGGGCCAGCACCAGGTGCAGGATGTTGTCGG
Encoded here:
- a CDS encoding TetR/AcrR family transcriptional regulator, with amino-acid sequence MTSTTAPGESPGRRVGLREKHKIRTRTAIREAAMRLFAEQGYTPTTVEQIAKAADVSHTTFFRYFTSKEQVVISDDLAEEREATIAALPPGLGRFDLVRTLLREIYRISTEDPWASNPDRMRLIQAEPMLRTAYQIESDRALFGGVAFVADYLGIDPEDQRLRVFVAAVRGVLMHVANDVEDPRDPEVLTTLLEAVDLLEQGLPL
- a CDS encoding acyl-CoA dehydrogenase, with the translated sequence MGHYKSNVRDLEFNLFEVLGMDRVLDAGAFGDLDADTIRAMLAEAARLAEGPVAESFADADRHPPTFDPAAHAVTLPEPFLDSTRAWQRAGWHKVGLKEEVGGTPAPSVVKWAIWELVLGAQPAAFVYTSGPQNAEILHDLGTPMQRRWAEIAAEREWAGTMVLTEADAGSDVGAARTTATRQPDGSWHLEGVKRFITGGDSDISDNILHLVLARPQGGEPGTKGLSLFVVPKFHFDSDTGELGSRNGVFVTGLETKMGLKASATCELSFGVHGIPAVGWLVGESHAGIAQMFKVIEYARMMVGTKSIATLSTAYLNALEYAKARVQGSDLTRMADKDAPRVTITHHPDVRRSLMLQKAYAEGLRALYLYVAVHQDAAIAEAVSGADAETAFRVNHLLLPVVKGVGSERAYECLTESLQTFGGSGFLQDYPIEQYARDTKIDSLYEGTTAIQAQDFFFRKIVRDGGVALGHVTGQIATFLADNAENSALKTELALLAAALEDIEATTATLTGYAAAAQEDPRELYRIGLVSVRYLLAFGDLLIGWLLLRQAAVARTAIETGGSTPYYEGKVAVASFFARNVLPRLTAVRTIATDIDLGVMKLDESAF